Proteins from one Amycolatopsis benzoatilytica AK 16/65 genomic window:
- a CDS encoding RRQRL motif-containing zinc-binding protein, which yields MNPRNRRQQVTTVFDGRTHHACLCRGERDGLPVFGWGEAPSTLLTRAQLREVGLRPNGQDPLALLVFRHHQPFARETVAELFSVELAAVKRPPVPGQLDHAMEARRTCVDCGQIQDYCVPTSTRQCWTCFEGEQADRMGVAA from the coding sequence GGTGACCACGGTGTTCGACGGCCGCACGCACCACGCGTGCCTGTGCCGCGGGGAGCGGGACGGGCTGCCGGTGTTCGGGTGGGGCGAGGCCCCCTCGACCCTGCTCACCCGCGCTCAGCTGCGCGAGGTCGGGTTGCGGCCGAACGGGCAGGACCCGTTGGCGCTGCTGGTGTTCCGCCACCACCAGCCCTTCGCCCGGGAGACCGTGGCCGAGCTGTTCTCCGTGGAGCTGGCCGCGGTCAAGCGCCCGCCGGTGCCGGGGCAGCTGGATCACGCGATGGAGGCCCGCCGTACCTGCGTGGACTGCGGACAGATTCAGGACTACTGCGTGCCGACCAGCACGCGCCAGTGCTGGACCTGCTTCGAGGGTGAGCAGGCCGACCGGATGGGGGTGGCCGCGTGA